From Panicum hallii strain FIL2 chromosome 2, PHallii_v3.1, whole genome shotgun sequence, a single genomic window includes:
- the LOC112879916 gene encoding glycine-rich RNA-binding protein 2, mitochondrial-like isoform X2 — protein MALNRRGWTLLRLRCAATPFGKLFNRTAASSSGCTSKLFVGGLSYDTNETALKDAFSQHGDVIAVKVICHPTRGKSKGFGFVTFSSQDEAAAAAHKMNGEVLDGRHIRVHYSNSG, from the exons ATGGCACTGAATCGGAGAGGATGGACGCTGCTGCGCCTCCGCTGTGCTGCGACTCCGTTCGGGAAGCTGTTCAATCGGACCGCCGCGTCTTCATCCGGATGCACCTCCAAACTGTTCGTCGGTG GTCTTTCTTACGATACTAATGAAACAGCTCTCAAGGACGCTTTCTCTCAACATGGTGATGTTATTGCAG TGAAGGTTATATGCCATCCAACGAGGGGCAAGTCAAAAGGATTTGGCTTTGTCACGTTTTCTTCACAAGATGAAGCTGCAGCAGCAGCGCACAAGATGAACGGTGAG GTGCTCGATGGGAGGCACATTCGGGTGCACTACTCAAACAGTGGATGA
- the LOC112881756 gene encoding gamma carbonic anhydrase 2, mitochondrial produces the protein MGTLGRAIFTVGKWIRGTGQAMDRLGSTIQGGLRVEEQLSRHRTVMNIFEKEPRIHRDVFVAPSAAVIGDVEIGHGSSIWYGSILRGDVNSIHIGSGTNIQDNSLVHVSRANISGKVLPTIIGSNVTVGHSAVLHACTIEDEAFVGMGATLLDGVVVEKHSMVGAGSLVKQNTRIPSGEVWVGNPAKFLRKLTEEEIAFIAQSATNYINLAQVHAAENAKSFDEIELEKMLRKKYAHKDEEYDSMLGVVREIPPELILPDNILPHNAQKAVAR, from the exons ATGGGGACCCTCGGGCGCGCGATCTTCACGGTCGGCAAGTGGATCCGCGGCACGGGGCAGGCCATGGATCGCCTCGGATCCACCATCCAGGGAGGCCTCCGCGTCGAGGAGCAGC TTTCAAGGCATCGTACGGTCATGAATATCTTTGAGAAAGAGCCAAGGATCCATAGAGATGTGTTTGTTGCTCCCAGTGCAGCGGTCATTGGTGATGTTGAGATTGGACATGGATCATCAATCTGGTACGGCTCCATTTTGAGAG GTGATGTCAACAGCATTCACATCGGATCAGGAACAAATATACAAGACAATTCCCTTGTACATGTTTCAAGAGCTAACATTAGCGGGAAGGTCCTCCCAACCATAATTGGAAGCAACGTTACAGTAG GTCATAGTGCTGTTTTACATGCATGCACCATTGAGGATGAAGCTTTTGTTGGTATGGGTGCCACTCTGCTTGATGGAGTGGTGGTTGAAAAACACAGCATGGTTGGCGCAGGATCCCTTGTTAAGCAGAATACAAGGATTCCTTCTGGAGAG GTCTGGGTTGGTAACCCTGCCAAGTTCCTAAGGAAGCTTACAGAAGAGGAGATCGCGTTCATTGCTCAGTCAGCAACCAACTATATCAACTTAGCCCAGGTCCACGCAGCTGAGAACGCCAAGAGCTTTGACGAGATTGAGCTCGAGAAGATGCTTAGGAAGAAGTATGCGCACAAAGACGAGGAGTACGACTCCATGCTTGGGGTGGTCCGTGAGATCCCACCTGAGCTCATCCTTCCTGACAACATCCTCCCGCACAATGCTCAGAAGGCTGTCGCCCGCTGA
- the LOC112879912 gene encoding probable carboxylesterase 18, protein MAAGAGQDAARAPPALPWTVRIQLFGLMATVGATTRRDGTVNRFVFNLLDRRARARARPDGSGVRSADVGVGAPHGLWARLFSPSGAAGAPLPVLVYFHGGAFALLSAASAPYDAMCRRFCRELGAVVVSVNYRLAPEHRCPAAYDDGVDVLRYLASTGLPGIDVPVDFSRCFLAGDSAGGNIAHHVARRWTASTTSSESPPPSNPIRLAGIILVQPYFGGEERTDAELRLDGKAPVVTMRGSDWAWRGFLPEGADRNHSAAHVTDENAGLADGFPPAMVVIGGLDPLQDWQRRYADVLRRKGKAVRVVEYPEAIHTFFFFPVLPDSGRLVTEMKAFMDENSASEPAAA, encoded by the coding sequence ATGGCAGCGGGCGCCGGGCAGGAcgcggcgcgcgcgccgccggcgctgcCGTGGACGGTTCGTATCCAGCTCTTCGGCCTCATGGCGACCGTTGGCGCCACGACGCGGCGCGACGGCACGGTCAACCGCTTCGTCTTCAACCTCCTCGACCGCCGGGCCCGCGCCAGAGCGCGCCCGGACGGGTCCGGCGTCCGGTCCGCCGACGTCGGCGTCGGCGCGCCGCACGGCCTGTGGGCGCGCTTGTTCTCGCCGTCGGGGGCGGCCGGGGCGCCGCTCCCCGTGCTCGTCTACTTCCACGGCGGCGCCTTCGCGCTGCTCTCCGCGGCCTCGGCCCCCTACGACGCCATGTGCCGCCGGTTCTGCCGCGAGCTCGGCGCCGTCGTCGTGTCCGTCAACTACCGCCTCGCGCCCGAGCACCGCTGTCCCGCCGCCTACGACGACGGCGTGGACGTGCTCCGCTACCTCGCCTCCACCGGCCTCCCCGGCATCGATGTCCCGGTGGACTTCTCCCGGTGCTTCCTCGCCGGGGACAGCGCCGGCGGCAACATCGCCCACCACGTGGCGCGACGCTGGACAGCTAGCACCACCTCCTCGGAGTCCCCGCCTCCGTCCAACCCAATTCGCCTCGCTGGCATCATCCTGGTGCAGCCGTACTTTGGAGGCGAGGAGCGGACGGACGCGGAGCTGAGGCTGGACGGCAAGGCGCCGGTGGTGACCATGAGGGGCTCGGACTGGGCGTGGAGGGGGTTCCTGCCGGAGGGCGCCGACCGGAACCACTCCGCCGCGCACGTGACCGACGAGAACGCCGGCCTGGCCGACGGCTTCCCGCCTGCGATGGTGGTGATCGGCGGGCTCGATCCGCTGCAGGACTGGCAGCGGCGGTACGCCGACGTGCTGCGGCGGAAGGGGAAGGCGGTGCGGGTGGTGGAGTACCCGGAGGCCATTcacaccttcttcttcttccccgtgcTCCCCGACTCCGGCAGGCTCGTCACGGAGATGAAGGCGTTCATGGATGAGAACAGCGCGTCCGAGCCGGCTGCTGCCTGA
- the LOC112882702 gene encoding probable carboxylesterase 18 translates to MGASMSKTQETGATAPRAPALPWTVRLYTFGLMSATDIAQRPDGTVNRFVFSLADRQARASARPDGLGVVSADVAVDASRGLWARVFSPSPRADPAAPALPVLVYFHGGGFTLLSAASAPYDAMCRLFCRELGAVVVSVNYRLAPEHQFPAAYDDGVDVLRYLGNAGLPDLGVPVDLSRCFLAGDSAGGNLTHHVAQRWTATASGPFRIAGIVLLQPYFGGEERTPAELRLEGVAPVVNMRRSDWSWRAFLPEGADRNHPAAHVTGEAGPEPELAEAFPPAMVVIGGLDPLQDWQRRYAAMLERKGKAVQVVEFPEAIHAFYVFPELADSGRVVKAIKAFMDETMAAQPNPARSLIHQ, encoded by the coding sequence ATGGGAGCCAGCATGTCGAAGACGCAAGAAACGGGAgccacggcgccgcgcgcgccggcgctgCCGTGGACGGTGCGGCTCTATACCTTCGGCCTCATGTCCGCCACCGACATCGCCCAGCGGCCCGACGGCACGGTCAACCGCTTCGTGTTCTCGCTCGCCGACCGCCAGGCCCGCGCCAGCGCGCGCCCGGACGGGCTCGGCGTCGTGTCCGCCGACGTCGCCGTCGACGCGTCGCGCGGCCTGTGGGCGCGCGTGTTCTCGCCGTCGCCCAGGGCCGACCCCGCGGCGCCCGCGCTCCCCGTGCTGGTCTacttccacggcggcggcttCACGCTGCTCTCCGCGGCGTCAGCCCCCTACGACGCCATGTGCCGCCTGTTCTGCCGCGAGCTCGGCGCCGTCGTGGTGTCCGTCAACTACCGCCTCGCGCCCGAGCACCAGTTTCCCGCCGCCTACGACGACGGCGTGGACGTGCTCCGGTACCTCGGGAACGCCGGCCTGCCCGACCTCGGCGTCCCGGTCGACCTCTCCCGCTGCTTCCTGGCCGGGGACAGCGCCGGCGGCAACCTCACCCACCACGTCGCGCAGCGCTGGACGGCCACCGCCTCTGGCCCCTTCCGCATCGCCGGCATCGTCCTGCTGCAGCCGTACTTCGGCGGCGAGGAGCGCACGCCGGCCGAGCTGAGGCTGGAGGGCGTGGCGCCGGTGGTGAACATGCGGCGCTCGGACTGGTCGTGGCGGGCGTTCCTGCCGGAGGGCGCCGACCGGAACCACCCGGCCGCGCACGTGACGGGCGAGGCCGGCCCGGAGCCCGAGCTGGCGGAGGCGTTCCCGCCGGCGATGGTGGTGATCGGCGGGCTGGACCCGCTGCAGGACTGGCAGCGGCGGTACGCCGCCATGCTGGAGCGGAAAGGGAAGGCCGTGCAGGTCGTGGAGTTCCCGGAGGCCATCCACGCGTTCTACGTGTTCCCGGAGCTCGCCGACTCCGGCAGGGTCGTGAAGGCGATCAAGGCGTTCATGGATGAGACGATGGCGgcgcagcccaacccagccagATCCTTGATCCATCAGTGA
- the LOC112882036 gene encoding uncharacterized protein LOC112882036, with product MSSSCLVLGMSSSARKRRIRLEAEASQAAVLAMARRTRKWGGSVPMHRVILRDREAAWAELHKRYFAEHPMFDDATFRRRFRMKRSLFNRIYEKLAAKNEYFQQRPDGIRRLGFHGKHKCVVAMRMLAYGTIADSLDDGYAMAESTVLECVKEFASTVIAEFEDDYLRPPNRAELNRILPENEARGFPGMIGSIDCMHWEWGACPVGWQGQYVG from the exons ATGTCGTCGTCGTGCCTTGTGTTGGGCATGTCTTCTAGTGCACGCAAGAGAAGGATCCGTCTTGAAGCTGAGGCCAGTCAGGCCGCCGTACTGGCCATGGCACGCCGTACTCGAAAATGGGGTGGGTCGGTTCCAATGCATCGTGTCATTTTGAGGGATAGGGAAGCAGCGTGGGCCGAGCTTCACAAGCGTTATTTCGCAGAACATCCAATGTTCGATGATGCCACATTCCGGCGCCG GTTTCGGATGAAGAGAAGCTTATTCAATAGGATATATGAGAAGCTTGCCGCTAAGAACGAATATTTCCAGCAGAGACCGGATGGCATTCGACGCTTGGGTTTTCATGGCAAGCATAAGTGCGTCGTGGCTATGCGAATGCTTGCCTATGGCACTATAGCCGACTCCCTTGATGATGGGTATGCCATGGCAGAGAGTACCGTGTTGGAATGTGTTAAGGAGTTTGCTAGCACGGTCATTGCTGAGTTTGAAGATGATTACCTGCGACCACCTAACCGGGCTGAGCTGAATCGTATTCTTCCAGAGAATGAGGCTCGAGGATTTCCCGGGATGATTGGTAGTATCGATTGCATGCATTGGGAGTGGGGTGCTTGTCCGGTTGGTTGGCAAGGGCAGTATGTTGGATGA
- the LOC112879914 gene encoding ATP synthase mitochondrial F1 complex assembly factor 2, which yields MATLAARRLLLPRWVAGGRARLLGTAAEASPGGEEARGGGEGGGGPDGAIYVKKPAAAAAVTTRDETSVAMPTSFMTGSVVGKRFYRDATVRLADDGNGWTVMLDYRTLKSPAKRPLKLPSRALAMAIAAEWEYQESDGIRPFTMPLMKLACTALERVPLTRAKVIDNLMKKFHQDLVFCRSPADSELTLGVHQKQKEKIDPILEWVNTEFGFKPIVYTTFFGGKQDEGLTKAVETVLKKTTDCELASIDAMAAAAHSLVIPLAMFRERLGIDEAIELIRLEEDHQVDRWGLVEGGHDVDIADLKVQMSSAVVFLGLSRGM from the exons ATGGCGACGCTCGCagcccgccgcctcctcctgccGCGATgggtggccggcgggcgggcCCGGCTGCtcggcacggcggcggaggcttctccgggaggggaggaggcgCGAGGAGGAGGGGAAGGTGGAGGTGGACCAGACGGCGCGATCTACGTGAAGaagccggcggccgccgcggcggtgacGACGCGGGACGAGACGTCCGTGGCGATGCCGACGTCGTTCATGACGGGGTCCGTGGTCGGGAAGCGCTTCTACCGCGACGCCACCGTGCGGCTCGCCGACGACGGCAACGGGTGGACCGTGATGCTGGACTACCGCACCCTCAAGTCGCCGGCCAAGCGGCCGCTGAAACTGCCCTCGCGCGCGCTCGCCATGGCCATCGCCGCCGAGTGGGAGTACCAG GAGTCGGATGGAATTCGACCTTTTACTATGCCTCTCATGAAGCTTGCTTGCACTGCATTGGAGAGAGTTCCTTTGACACGTGCAAAAGTAATTGATAATTTGATGAAGAAATTTCATCAAGATTTGGTGTTTTGCCGTTCACCTGCCGATAGTGAACTGACCTTAGGAGTTCATC AAAAGCAGAAGGAGAAAATTGATCCCATACTGGAATGGGTAAACACAGAATTTGGGTTCAAGCCTATTGTATACACAACCTTTTTTGGTGGCAAGCAAGATGAGGGCCTCACTAAGGCTGTAGAAACTGTTTTGAAGAAAACAACTGATTGTGAATTGGCATCCATTGATGCTATGGCTGCAGCAGCCCACTCCCTGGTGATCCCTCTTGCAATGTTTAGAGAAAGGTTGGGAATTGATGAGGCCATTGAGTTGATCAGGCTAGAAGAAGACCACCAG GTTGATAGATGGGGTTTGGTTGAAGGAGGTCATGACGTTGATATTGCAGATCTTAAGGTGCAAATGTCTTCGGCTGTTGTGTTTCTTGGACTTTCGCGGGGGATGTGA
- the LOC112881755 gene encoding probable carboxylesterase 18 — protein MAGGSDDDRAGRRTPPLPWTVRVQLAALALAHRPDGSIRRLIVSLGDLKSGASTRPDASGVRSADVTIDASRGLWARVFSPSLADAATDAPVPVIVYFHGGGFVLFSAASRPYDAFCRRLCRELRAVVMSVNYRLAPEHRFPAAYDDGVAALRYLDANPLPADVVTVPVDLSSCFLAGDSAGGNITHHVVQRWASMSATSPAASLRVAGAVLIQPFFGGEERTGAEVALDRVSALSVAGTDHYWREFLPEGAIRDHEAARVCGDGVELAEAFPPAMVVVGGFDLLKDWQARYVEALRGKGKPVRVVEYPDAVHGFHAFPELADSGKLVEEMKLFVKEHRSKRAV, from the coding sequence ATGGCAGGCGGCTCTGACGACGACCGCGCCGGGCGCCGGACGCCGCCCCTGCCGTGGACGGTGCGCGTGCAGCTGGCCGCGCTCGCGCTCGCGCACCGCCCGGACGGCAGCATCCGGCGCCTCATCGTCTCCCTCGGCGACCTCAAGTCGGGCGCCAGCACGCGCCCGGACGCCTCCGGGGTGCGCTCCGCCGACGTCACCATCGACGCCTCCCGCGGCCTCTGGGCGCGCGTCTTCTCCCCGTCGTTGGCTGATGCGGCCACGGACGCGCCGGTCCCCGTCATCGTCTACTTCCACGGCGGCGGGTTCGTGCTCTTCTCAGCTGCGTCCCGCCCCTACGACGCGTTCTGCCGCCGGCTCTGCAGGGAGCTCCGCGCCGTCGTCATGTCCGTGAACTACCGCCTCGCCCCCGAGCACCGGTTCCCCGCCGCGTACGACGACGGTGTCGCCGCGCTACGCTACCTCGACGCCAACCCCCTGCCGGCCGACGTGGTCACCGTGCCCGTCGACCTCTCCAGCTGCTTCCTCGCCGGCGATAGCGCGGGAGGCAATATCACGCACCACGTGGTGCAGCGCTGGGCGTCCATGTCCGCGACGTCGCCCGCGGCGAGCCTCCGCGTCGCAGGCGCCGTCCTGATCCAGCCCTTCttcggcggggaggagcggacGGGCGCCGAGGTCGCGCTCGACAGGGTGTCCGCGCTGTCGGTGGCGGGGACGGACCACTACTGGCGGGAGTTCCTGCCGGAGGGCGCGATCCGGGACCACGAGGCGGCGCGCGTGTGCGGCGACGGCGTCGAGCTCGCCGAGGCGTTCCCGCCCGCGATGGTGGTGGTCGGCGGGTTCGACCTGCTCAAGGACTGGCAGGCGAGGTACGTGGAGGCGCTGCGCGGGAAGGGGAAGCCGGTGCGGGTTGTCGAGTACCCGGACGCCGTCCACGGCTTCCACGCGTTCCCGGAGCTCGCCGACTCCGGCAAGCTCGTGGAGGAGATGAAGCTGTTCGTCAAAGAGCATAGGTCCAAGCGTGCCGTTTAG
- the LOC112879916 gene encoding small RNA-binding protein 11, chloroplastic-like isoform X1 has translation MALNRRGWTLLRLRCAATPFGKLFNRTAASSSGCTSKLFVGGLSYDTNETALKDAFSQHGDVIAVKVICHPTRGKSKGFGFVTFSSQDEAAAAAHKMNGARWEAHSGALLKQWMICHCCLFITEFVGRIE, from the exons ATGGCACTGAATCGGAGAGGATGGACGCTGCTGCGCCTCCGCTGTGCTGCGACTCCGTTCGGGAAGCTGTTCAATCGGACCGCCGCGTCTTCATCCGGATGCACCTCCAAACTGTTCGTCGGTG GTCTTTCTTACGATACTAATGAAACAGCTCTCAAGGACGCTTTCTCTCAACATGGTGATGTTATTGCAG TGAAGGTTATATGCCATCCAACGAGGGGCAAGTCAAAAGGATTTGGCTTTGTCACGTTTTCTTCACAAGATGAAGCTGCAGCAGCAGCGCACAAGATGAACG GTGCTCGATGGGAGGCACATTCGGGTGCACTACTCAAACAGTGGATGATCTGCCACTGCTGCTTATTCATTACTGAATTTGTTGGTAGGATTGAGTGA
- the LOC112879909 gene encoding bZIP transcription factor 60-like, whose translation MAEPTLLAPDPFADLPFPEFQAPVDGGNFAFEDFDLEDLDLDVDFDLDLFASDGQLSQPPPLATSSSTAGSPEGGSSSSGAGGDGGLRNEESSESCSRSASVTDGSGKGKGEDDEAKRRARLVRNRESAHLSRQRKKQYVEELEGKVKAMQATIADLSARISCVTAENTVLKQQLGGAAGTAPPLPMYPAVYPLPMPWMHPAYAMRGSQVPLVPIPRLKPQQPAPATAEPPAKKARKTKKVASVSLLGLLCLVMLCGCLIPAVNRMYGSVDGGEGAAFGPSHHGRVLAVEGPRDSVSDSIDPKPPQSTSETLPALLYLPKNGKHVKINGNLVIKSIVASEKASLRMSGYDGKSPRNQGKEETSLAIPGYVASLEAGEVMDSTTGMKNKPMALAPADGNMYREDDGLLPQWFSEAMSGPLLSSGMCTEVFQFDVSPSSAHANGIVPVYSNAMPNSMQNFTENLPSAHPHTVKNRRISYSEAIPLRGSTSNNTERLKTPPKNESFGSMKPVSSVVVSVLADPREVGEGNGEGRISSKSLSRIFVVVLIDSVKYVTYSCVLPFKNHSPHL comes from the exons ATGGCGGAGCCGACCCTCCTCGCGCCGGACCCCTTCGCGGACCTCCCCTTCCCCGAATTTCAGGCGCCCGTTGACGGCGGCAACTTCGCCTTCGAGGACTTCGATCTGGAGGATCTCGACCTCGACGTGGACTTCGACCTCGACCTCTTCGCCTCGGATGGGCAGCTCtcacagccgccgccgctcgcgacCTCATCTTCCACGGCTGGGTCTCCGGAGGGGGGATCGTCCTCTTCCGGCGCGGGCGGGGACGGCGGGCTGAGGAACGAGGAGTCCTCGGAATCCTGTTCGAGGAGCGCGAGCGTTACGGATGGCAgcggcaaggggaagggggaggaCGACGAGGCGAagcggcgcgcgcggctggTGCGCAACCGCGAGAGCGCGCACCTGTCGCGTCAGAGGAAGAAGCAGTACGTGGAAGAGCTGGAGGGTAAGGTGAAGGCCATGCAGGCCACCATCGCCGACCTCTCCGCCAGGATCTCCTGCGTCACTGCCGAGAACACCGTTCTCAAGCAGCAGCTGGGTGGTGCCGCCGGAACCGCCCCGCCGCTGCCGATGTACCCCGCGGTGTACCCTTTGCCGATGCCGTGGATGCATCCGGCGTACGCCATGCGTGGATCGCAGGTACCGCTCGTGCCAATTCCTCGTCTGAAACCCCAGCAGCCTGCACCTGCTACAGCAGAGCCACCGGCCAAGAAGGCTAGGAAGACCAAGAAGGTTGCAAGTGTTAGCCTCCTGGGATTGCTGTGCCTCGTGATGCTTTGTGGGTGTTTGATTCCTGCAGTAAATCGGATGTATGGCTCAGTTGATGGTGGAGAAGGTGCTGCATTTGGTCCATCTCATCATGGGAGGGTGCTGGCTGTTGAGGGGCCTCGTGATAGTGTCTCGGATAGTATTGATCCAAAGCCACCACAGAGTACAAGCGAGACACTTCCAGCCCTGTTGTATCTACCGAAGAATGGGAAGCATGTCAAGATTAATGGTAATCTTGTTATTAAGTCCATTGTTGCAAGTGAGAAAGCTTCTTTGCGAATGTCTGGCTATGATGGGAAGAGTCCTCGAAACCAAGGAAAGGAGGAGACTAGCTTGGCGATTCCTGGCTATGTGGCATCATTGGAAGCTGGAGAGGTTATGGATTCAACTACAGGAATGAAAAATAAACCGATGGCTTTGGCTCCAGCAGATGGAAACATGTATAGGGAGGATGATGGATTGCTGCCACAGTGGTTTAGTGAAGCGATGTCTG GTCCCTTGCTGAGCTCAGGAATGTGCACTGAAGTTTTCCAGTTTGATGTATCTCCATCTTCAGCTCATGCAAATGGCATTGTTCCTGTCTACTCAAATGCCATGCCAAACTCGATGCAGAATTTTACGGAAAATCTTCCCTCTGCTCATCCCCACACGGTGAAGAACAGAAGGATTTCATACTCTGAGGCCATTCCTCTAAGAGGTTCAACATCCAACAACACAGAGCGTCTCAAAACGCCACCAAAGAATGAGAGCTTTGGCAGTATGAAGCCTGTTTCATCCGTGGTCGTCTCTGTGCTGGCTGATCCAAGAGAGGTTGGCGAGGGGAATGGCGAGGGGAGGATCTCTTCAAAATCGTTGTCCCGCATCTTTGTAGTCGTTCTTATAGATAGTGTAAAGTATGTTACTTACTCTTGTGTCCTGCCGTTCAAAAACCATAGCCCTCACCTGTAA
- the LOC112879910 gene encoding probable carboxylesterase 18, producing MEASDQGAGAGAAGATAAAKRPTPPPLPLSVRIQLAGLTVAIDAVERSDGTVNRCLYGVIDRLLSARPSPRPDRSGVRSYDVTMDASRGIWARVFAPAAADRPLPVVVYYHGGGFALFSPAIGPFNGVCRRLSAAIGAVVVSVNYRLAPEHRWPAAYDDGVDALRFVDANGVPGLGAEVPVDLASCFLAGESAGGNIVHHVANRWAARWQASAKRVRVAGIFPVQPYFGGVERTESELRLEGVAPVVNLKRSDFSWTAFLPVGATRDHPAAHVTDENADLAEEFPPAMVVVGGFDPLQDWQRRYADVLRRKGKEVRVAEYPDMFHGFYGFPELPEATTVLQDMKAFVDSHRATPKPAAA from the coding sequence ATGGAGGCCAGCGACcaaggagcaggagcaggagcagccggcgccaccgccgcggccaagcgcccgacgccgccgccgctgccgctctcgGTGCGGATCCAGCTGGCGGGGCTCACGGTGGCGATCGACGCCGTGGAGCGCAGCGACGGCACGGTCAACCGTTGCCTCTACGGCGTCATCGACCGCCTCCTGAGCGCgcgcccgagcccgcgcccGGACAGGTCCGGGGTCCGCTCCTACGACGTGACCATGGACGCGTCCCGGGGCATCTGGGCGCGCGTCttcgcgcccgccgccgccgaccgcccGCTCCCCGTCGTCGTCTACTACCACGGCGGCGGGTTCGCGCTCTTCTCCCCGGCCATCGGGCCCTTCAACGGCGTGTGCCGCCGCCTCAGCGCGGCGATCGGCGCCGTCGTCGTGTCCGTCAACTATCGCCTCGCGCCCGAGCACCGGTGGCCCGCGGCCTACGACGACGGCGTCGACGCGCTCCGTTTCGTCGACGCCAACGGCGTCCCGGGGCTCGGCGCCGAGGTCCCCGTCGACCTCGCCAGCTGCTTCCTGGCCGGGGAGAGCGCGGGCGGCAACATCGTGCACCACGTCGCCAACCGCTGGGCGGCGCGGTGGCAGGCGTCGGCGAAGCGCGTCCGGGTAGCCGGCATCTTCCCCGTGCAGCCCTACTTCGGCGGCGTGGAGCGCACCGAGTCGGAGCTGAGGCTGGAGGGCGTGGCGCCCGTGGTGAACCTCAAGCGCTCCGACTTCTCGTGGACGGCGTTCCTGCCCGTGGGCGCCACCCGCGACCACCCGGCGGCGCACGTCACCGACGAGAACGCCGACCTGGCGGAGGAGTTCCCGCCCGCCATGGTGGTGGTCGGCGGGTTCGACCCACTGCAGGACTGGCAGCGCCGGTACGCCGACGTGCTGCGGCGCAAGGGGAAGGAGGTGCGGGTGGCGGAGTACCCGGACATGTTCCACGGCTTCTACGGCTTCCCGGAGCTCCCCGAGGCCACCACGGTGCTGCAGGACATGAAGGCCTTCGTCGACAGCCACAGGGCCACGCCCAAGCCCGCCGCCGCGTGA